A region from the Streptosporangium sp. NBC_01756 genome encodes:
- a CDS encoding SWIM zinc finger family protein, with protein sequence MTNATQAYSYAGPSTLSEGHLGLSTSGGRTATGFTDHPRFFSGLLTQAAPAAAGLLAVADVALARYHRPQPGFTRDPVVTCDGDRLRFESFSACGGVYSRLDVLGPALDGEVFDRGTTNVDVNNPLREALARVGGRDPLHVGVGPDEVTVTTLDGAVVEKKVPLPARWLSGFAEVQVIAAGFDLRAELPGPQAVRFLRGLPKRASAEVWAVPAGRDLRVSDRQVPGGVHLAGVGRLATMMPLLRFVKALRVYGPADGSGAGAVELELPGMRYTLALSPQTWRGFSGEGAVLDDLSGDQVAGDADLVGVLLNFEPTLELGVLAERSGLTPQRVRAALTQLGTAGRVGYDLAEAAHFHRELPYDRDHVAALNPRLTSARGLVEKGAVRLTGPDSAEVTTGGGVRAVRLESGSCTCPWWYDHQGSRGPCKHVLAARIAAREVPGGEPAATVPDLPVRETAR encoded by the coding sequence ATGACGAACGCGACACAGGCGTACTCCTACGCCGGACCCTCCACGCTCTCGGAGGGCCACCTGGGGCTGTCGACGTCCGGCGGCCGGACGGCCACGGGCTTCACCGACCACCCCCGGTTCTTCAGCGGCCTCCTCACCCAGGCCGCGCCCGCCGCGGCGGGCCTGCTCGCGGTCGCGGACGTGGCGCTGGCGCGCTACCACCGGCCGCAGCCGGGATTCACCCGCGACCCGGTGGTGACCTGCGATGGCGACCGGCTCCGGTTCGAGTCGTTCTCCGCCTGCGGCGGCGTCTACTCCCGGCTGGACGTGCTGGGCCCCGCCCTCGACGGGGAGGTGTTCGACCGGGGCACCACCAACGTGGACGTGAACAACCCGCTGCGCGAGGCGCTGGCCAGGGTCGGCGGCCGTGACCCGCTGCACGTGGGCGTCGGGCCCGACGAGGTCACCGTGACCACGCTCGACGGCGCGGTGGTGGAGAAGAAGGTGCCGCTGCCCGCCCGGTGGCTGAGCGGCTTCGCCGAGGTCCAGGTGATCGCCGCCGGGTTCGACCTGCGCGCCGAGCTGCCCGGTCCGCAGGCCGTACGGTTCCTGCGCGGCCTGCCCAAGAGGGCGTCCGCCGAGGTGTGGGCGGTGCCGGCCGGAAGGGACCTGCGGGTGTCGGACCGGCAGGTGCCCGGCGGGGTCCACCTGGCCGGGGTCGGACGGCTGGCCACGATGATGCCGCTGCTCAGATTCGTCAAGGCCCTGCGCGTGTACGGCCCGGCGGACGGTTCCGGAGCCGGCGCGGTGGAGCTGGAGCTGCCCGGCATGCGCTACACCCTCGCCCTGTCCCCGCAGACCTGGCGGGGTTTCTCCGGGGAGGGCGCGGTCCTCGACGACCTCTCCGGCGACCAGGTGGCCGGAGACGCCGACCTCGTCGGCGTCCTGCTCAATTTCGAGCCCACCCTGGAGCTCGGCGTGCTCGCCGAGCGCTCCGGCCTCACCCCCCAGCGGGTGCGGGCCGCGCTCACCCAGCTCGGTACGGCCGGCCGGGTCGGCTACGACCTCGCCGAGGCCGCCCACTTCCACCGCGAGCTGCCCTACGACCGCGACCACGTCGCCGCGCTGAACCCCCGGCTCACCTCCGCCCGCGGCCTGGTCGAGAAGGGGGCGGTCCGGCTGACCGGCCCCGACTCCGCCGAGGTGACCACCGGCGGCGGCGTCCGGGCCGTCCGGCTGGAGTCCGGATCGTGCACCTGCCCGTGGTGGTACGACCACCAGGGCTCGCGCGGCCCCTGCAAGCACGTGCTCGCCGCGCGCATCGCCGCGCGGGAGGTCCCCGGCGGGGAGCCCGCCGCCACGGTGCCGGACCTCCCCGTCCGGGAGACCGCCCGATGA
- a CDS encoding VOC family protein yields the protein MLRGLATVSFWADDLEAAKKWYAELLGVEPYFERPGNGQPAAYYEFRIGDYQAELGLIDRRYAPPGAPVAPAGAVIHWHVDDVQATLDRLLSMGAAPYMPLTERGPGFVTAAVTDPFGNVLGIMYNRHYLEILDR from the coding sequence ATGTTGCGAGGACTTGCCACCGTCAGCTTCTGGGCCGACGACCTGGAGGCGGCCAAGAAGTGGTACGCCGAACTGCTGGGCGTCGAGCCGTACTTCGAGCGGCCGGGCAACGGGCAGCCGGCCGCCTACTACGAGTTCAGGATCGGCGACTACCAGGCCGAGCTCGGCCTCATCGACCGGCGTTACGCCCCGCCGGGCGCGCCCGTCGCCCCCGCGGGCGCGGTCATCCACTGGCACGTCGACGACGTGCAGGCCACCCTGGACCGGCTGCTGTCCATGGGGGCCGCGCCGTACATGCCGCTCACCGAGCGCGGCCCCGGTTTCGTCACCGCCGCGGTCACCGACCCGTTCGGCAACGTGCTGGGCATCATGTACAACCGGCACTACCTGGAGATCCTGGACCGGTGA
- a CDS encoding helix-turn-helix transcriptional regulator codes for MRDPSGRLLQLLSLLQTPREWPGAELAGRLGVTPRTIRRDVDRLRELGYPVHATQGNTGGYRLTAGAAMPPLLLDDDEAVAIAIGLRIAATAAVTGIEDTSPRALAKLEQVLPVRLRHRVAALSDAAVVLPLQDGPAADADTLAAFAAACVAHEKVRFGYTRAHGEMTRRLVEPHQLVASGHLWYLVAYDEDRAGWRSFRVDRISEVHRTGVRVPGRELPGGVDTRTWVAQAMPPRDVRARLLLHVPIEEAVDKVPAWQGTLEPVDHRSCRLHTHPDSPRYLAYRITLLPVDYTLLDPPELAGHLRAIAERAGRAVDAFADTSQA; via the coding sequence ATGCGTGATCCATCTGGTCGGCTGCTGCAACTGCTGTCCTTGCTCCAGACCCCGCGTGAGTGGCCGGGCGCCGAGCTCGCCGGCCGTCTCGGCGTCACCCCTCGCACCATCCGCCGCGACGTCGACCGGCTGCGTGAGCTCGGCTATCCGGTCCACGCCACCCAGGGCAACACCGGCGGCTACCGGCTCACCGCCGGAGCGGCCATGCCACCGCTGCTGCTGGACGACGACGAGGCGGTCGCCATCGCCATCGGCCTGCGCATCGCGGCCACCGCGGCCGTCACCGGTATCGAGGACACCTCGCCACGCGCCCTGGCCAAGCTGGAACAGGTCCTCCCCGTACGGCTGCGCCACCGGGTGGCGGCGCTGTCGGACGCCGCCGTCGTCCTGCCGCTCCAGGACGGCCCGGCCGCCGACGCCGACACCCTGGCCGCGTTCGCCGCCGCCTGTGTGGCCCACGAAAAGGTCCGCTTCGGCTATACCAGGGCACACGGCGAGATGACCCGGCGGTTGGTGGAGCCGCATCAGCTGGTGGCCTCGGGGCACCTCTGGTATCTGGTGGCCTACGACGAGGACCGGGCCGGATGGCGCTCCTTCCGGGTGGACCGGATCAGCGAGGTGCACCGCACCGGCGTCCGCGTTCCCGGTCGCGAACTGCCCGGCGGTGTCGACACCAGGACCTGGGTGGCCCAGGCGATGCCGCCCCGCGACGTCCGGGCCCGGTTGCTGCTGCACGTGCCCATCGAAGAGGCCGTCGACAAGGTCCCCGCCTGGCAGGGGACCCTGGAACCGGTCGACCACCGCTCGTGCCGGCTGCACACCCACCCCGACTCCCCGCGCTACCTGGCCTACCGCATCACCCTCCTGCCCGTCGACTACACCCTCCTCGACCCTCCGGAGCTGGCCGGGCACCTCCGCGCGATCGCCGAACGAGCGGGCCGCGCCGTCGACGCGTTCGCCGACACGAGCCAGGCGTGA
- a CDS encoding DoxX family protein, whose amino-acid sequence MVETIIVLVIALLGFRTLGALGVSRFAAWPVSAAHALAVMVVMAASAHFVPASVTVMPNHADLVRMVPPVVPFADAVIYATGVLELLGAAGLIIARSRRAAGISLAALFMLLLPANVYAALADVPFNGGEASPLWFRIPEQALYIAVALWGTRSAPRGWPAFSGSRRTRPKSAETPNRLKPEMDRTSR is encoded by the coding sequence ATGGTGGAAACGATCATCGTTCTGGTGATTGCCCTGCTGGGCTTCCGCACGCTGGGAGCGCTCGGCGTCAGTCGATTCGCCGCATGGCCGGTCAGCGCGGCGCACGCGCTGGCCGTCATGGTGGTCATGGCGGCCAGTGCGCACTTTGTTCCGGCAAGCGTCACGGTCATGCCCAACCACGCCGACCTGGTGCGCATGGTGCCACCCGTCGTGCCCTTCGCCGACGCCGTGATCTACGCGACCGGCGTGCTGGAACTCCTCGGTGCGGCGGGACTGATCATCGCCAGGTCCCGCCGGGCCGCCGGGATCAGCCTCGCGGCGCTCTTCATGCTGCTGCTGCCGGCCAACGTCTACGCCGCCCTCGCCGATGTGCCGTTCAACGGCGGCGAGGCGTCCCCGCTCTGGTTCAGGATCCCCGAGCAGGCCCTGTACATCGCCGTCGCACTCTGGGGGACCCGGTCGGCGCCGCGCGGATGGCCGGCTTTCTCAGGGTCACGTCGTACGCGGCCGAAGTCGGCGGAGACTCCGAACCGGCTCAAGCCCGAAATGGACCGCACCTCCCGTTGA
- a CDS encoding aldo/keto reductase: MTTYFLLGGDLQVNRLGYGAMRLSDDPVSRPADQAHIWRAPVERAAAVALLRRAVELGVNLIDTADAYTLGGNEELVAEALHPYRESVAVATKVGVARPGPTEWVPLGRPEYLRQQAELSLRRLRVERIDLLQLHAVDPTVPLADQVGALKQLRDEGKVRHIGLSKVSVEQLAEAAQVTPIAAVQNMYNLVAREDEDVVDYAAANDIAYLPFFPIAMGGHTGSGSPLAGVASEVGATPAQTMLAWLLRRSPTIIPIPGTTSLAHLEENLGALSVKLSDEQYERLSALS; encoded by the coding sequence ATGACGACATATTTCCTTCTCGGCGGCGACCTGCAGGTGAACCGGCTCGGCTACGGTGCGATGAGGCTGAGCGACGACCCCGTGTCGCGCCCGGCCGACCAGGCGCACATCTGGCGGGCACCGGTCGAGCGTGCGGCCGCGGTGGCACTGCTGCGGCGGGCCGTGGAGCTGGGCGTGAACCTCATCGACACCGCCGACGCCTACACCCTCGGCGGCAATGAGGAACTGGTGGCCGAGGCGCTGCACCCCTACCGAGAGAGTGTCGCGGTGGCGACGAAGGTGGGCGTCGCACGGCCCGGTCCCACCGAGTGGGTGCCGCTCGGGCGTCCCGAGTACCTGCGCCAGCAGGCGGAGCTGAGCCTGCGACGGCTGCGGGTGGAGCGGATCGACCTGCTGCAGCTGCACGCGGTGGACCCCACGGTGCCGTTGGCCGACCAGGTCGGCGCGCTGAAGCAGCTGCGGGACGAGGGCAAGGTACGCCACATCGGGCTGTCGAAGGTGAGCGTCGAGCAGCTCGCCGAGGCCGCCCAGGTCACGCCCATCGCGGCCGTGCAGAACATGTACAACCTGGTGGCCCGGGAAGACGAGGACGTCGTCGACTACGCGGCCGCGAACGACATCGCGTACCTGCCCTTCTTCCCGATCGCGATGGGCGGGCACACCGGCTCCGGAAGCCCGCTGGCCGGCGTCGCGAGTGAGGTGGGCGCGACCCCGGCGCAGACCATGCTCGCCTGGTTGCTGCGGCGCTCGCCGACGATCATCCCGATCCCGGGCACCACCTCGCTCGCCCATCTGGAGGAGAACCTGGGCGCGCTGTCCGTGAAGTTGTCCGACGAGCAGTACGAGCGTCTGTCTGCGCTGTCCTGA
- a CDS encoding MerR family transcriptional regulator, which translates to MKIGELSRRTGVSPRLLRYYEEQGLLTSIRADSGHRSYDEDAPVVVRHIRALLSANLPTRVIREILPCVEGPGPQLNECVSEVLRERLRSMDDQIDELQEARSLLAHLLPQEFPRQRATSPGGGRRAA; encoded by the coding sequence ATGAAGATCGGTGAGCTGTCGCGCAGGACCGGTGTCAGCCCCCGCCTCCTGCGCTACTACGAGGAGCAGGGGCTGCTCACCTCGATCCGGGCCGACAGCGGCCACCGGTCCTACGACGAGGACGCGCCCGTCGTGGTCCGGCACATCCGGGCCCTGCTGTCGGCGAACCTGCCCACCCGGGTGATCCGCGAGATCCTTCCCTGTGTCGAGGGCCCCGGCCCGCAGCTCAACGAGTGCGTGTCGGAGGTGCTACGGGAACGGCTGCGGAGCATGGACGACCAGATCGACGAGCTGCAAGAGGCCCGCTCCCTGCTCGCCCATCTCCTGCCTCAGGAGTTTCCCCGGCAGCGGGCGACGTCCCCAGGAGGGGGCCGGCGGGCAGCGTGA
- a CDS encoding alpha/beta hydrolase has product MALHPNLDPELAAALAKAPLPVAGSGGMRFEDLPGIRAQLDAAHAAMPPFVPDDRVTIEDRMVPGPDGEPDIRLRIYRPTERREAIPGLYWIHGGGMIIGSAGMEDPMLTEWAIRVGCVVVSVEYRLAPEHPHPAPVEDCYAGLVWTAKNAADLGVDPDRLAVAGASAGGGLAAATALLARDRGGPPLAFQLLVCPMLDDRNITPSSHEFAEAIVWDRAANLFGWRALLGDAAGTDGVSPYAAPARATELSGLPPAYIDVGELEVFRDECADYARRLVQAGVSTEFHLYPGAFHGFDVMVPDAEVSRRAAAERVAVLRRALLR; this is encoded by the coding sequence ATGGCACTTCATCCGAACCTCGATCCCGAATTGGCCGCCGCGCTCGCGAAGGCTCCGCTCCCGGTCGCCGGCAGCGGCGGGATGCGGTTCGAGGATCTGCCCGGTATCCGTGCCCAGCTGGACGCCGCCCATGCGGCGATGCCCCCGTTCGTGCCGGACGACCGGGTCACGATCGAAGACCGGATGGTGCCCGGCCCGGACGGCGAGCCCGACATCCGGCTGCGGATCTACCGGCCCACCGAGCGGAGGGAGGCGATCCCGGGGCTCTACTGGATCCACGGCGGAGGCATGATCATCGGCTCCGCCGGGATGGAGGACCCGATGCTGACGGAGTGGGCCATCCGGGTGGGCTGCGTAGTCGTCTCGGTCGAGTACCGGCTCGCGCCGGAACACCCGCACCCGGCGCCGGTGGAGGACTGCTACGCCGGCCTGGTCTGGACCGCCAAGAACGCGGCCGACCTCGGCGTCGACCCGGATCGCCTCGCGGTGGCCGGGGCCAGCGCGGGGGGCGGACTCGCCGCGGCCACCGCGCTGCTGGCCCGTGACCGGGGCGGCCCGCCGCTGGCGTTCCAGCTTCTGGTCTGCCCGATGCTCGACGACCGCAACATCACGCCGTCCAGCCACGAGTTCGCCGAGGCGATCGTCTGGGACCGGGCCGCGAACCTCTTCGGCTGGAGGGCACTGCTGGGCGATGCCGCCGGCACCGACGGGGTGTCGCCGTACGCCGCCCCCGCCAGGGCGACCGAGCTGTCGGGTCTGCCGCCCGCCTACATCGACGTCGGCGAACTGGAGGTCTTCAGGGACGAGTGCGCCGACTACGCACGGCGGCTGGTGCAGGCCGGCGTCTCCACCGAGTTCCACCTCTACCCCGGGGCCTTCCACGGCTTCGACGTGATGGTGCCCGACGCGGAGGTCAGCCGCCGGGCCGCCGCCGAACGGGTGGCCGTGCTGCGCCGGGCGCTGCTCCGCTGA
- a CDS encoding DUF5925 domain-containing protein produces the protein MSVLKEVHFTPEPRPAELPMKIWLDDGDSAVDVIDALALSPFATGAQPWACTAALERVRPDAPLMPAAGTLVRAALEDDGRSSRLVCGEGWTLRVVRFRNRAATVSVTAVDEGLARSVLEEVTRDAVEPAPESDHVEMGFWWQGSHGGRRSAKPITASPWAKISGNYARALGDPLSRLMSVTPADVRGRLVLLHGPPGTGKTTLLRTLAHEWRSWCQVDCVLDPERLFNSPGYLMEVAVGSDEDGEKWRLLVLEDCDELIRSGAKEAVGQGLSRLLNLTDGLLGQGRDVLVAITTNEDLARLHPAVVRPGRCLTQIEVGALPHDEAAHWLGTTEGVPPAGATLAELFALRDGTADRPAAAQETIGLYL, from the coding sequence ATGTCCGTACTCAAGGAGGTCCACTTCACTCCGGAGCCACGCCCGGCCGAACTCCCGATGAAGATCTGGCTGGACGACGGCGACTCCGCGGTCGACGTGATCGACGCGCTCGCGCTGTCGCCGTTCGCCACGGGCGCGCAGCCGTGGGCGTGTACCGCCGCCCTGGAACGCGTCCGCCCCGATGCCCCGCTCATGCCCGCTGCCGGGACACTGGTCCGGGCGGCACTGGAGGACGACGGCCGCAGCTCGCGACTGGTGTGCGGGGAGGGCTGGACGCTGCGCGTGGTCCGGTTCCGCAACCGGGCCGCCACGGTCAGCGTGACCGCGGTCGACGAGGGGTTGGCCCGCTCGGTGCTGGAGGAGGTCACCAGGGACGCGGTGGAGCCCGCTCCCGAGAGCGACCACGTCGAGATGGGCTTCTGGTGGCAGGGCTCCCACGGCGGCCGCCGCTCCGCCAAGCCGATCACCGCCTCCCCCTGGGCGAAGATCAGCGGCAACTACGCCCGCGCCCTGGGCGACCCGCTGTCCCGGCTGATGTCCGTCACCCCTGCCGACGTGCGCGGTCGCCTGGTCCTGCTGCACGGCCCTCCCGGCACCGGCAAGACCACCCTGCTGCGCACGCTCGCCCATGAGTGGCGGTCATGGTGCCAGGTGGACTGCGTGCTCGACCCCGAGCGCCTGTTCAACTCCCCGGGATACCTGATGGAGGTCGCGGTCGGTTCGGACGAGGACGGCGAGAAGTGGCGGCTGCTGGTGCTGGAGGACTGCGACGAACTGATCAGGTCCGGCGCCAAGGAGGCGGTCGGGCAGGGCCTGTCCCGGCTGCTCAACCTGACCGACGGCCTGCTCGGGCAGGGCCGTGACGTGCTGGTCGCCATCACCACCAACGAGGATCTGGCCCGGCTCCATCCGGCCGTGGTCCGCCCCGGCCGCTGCCTGACCCAGATCGAGGTGGGCGCCCTCCCCCACGACGAGGCGGCTCACTGGCTCGGCACCACCGAGGGCGTCCCCCCTGCGGGCGCCACCCTCGCCGAACTGTTCGCGCTGCGCGACGGCACGGCCGACCGCCCCGCCGCCGCTCAGGAGACCATCGGCCTCTACCTCTGA
- a CDS encoding GntR family transcriptional regulator translates to MSALRDRVYETLKRRIVEAELRPGRRLVERDLAAELDVSRIPLREALRLLSAEGLVVIVPNRGALVSPFTPADIRDLFDVRESLEVLAARLAAEQADADGLARLRECLARARDAVRRGDRRDIVTANAGFHAEIVEMSGNALLGTLMRPLDAQLRRLFHLTSDRDPGRQCAEHEELYAAIADGDADRAAACALRHVADGREPTLALAERWTADIDPIEVTRTRRRRTAP, encoded by the coding sequence GTGAGCGCGCTGCGCGACCGGGTCTACGAGACGCTCAAGCGACGCATCGTCGAGGCGGAGCTGCGTCCGGGTCGGCGACTGGTGGAGCGCGACCTCGCCGCCGAACTCGACGTCTCCCGCATCCCGCTCCGTGAGGCGCTGCGCCTGCTGTCCGCCGAAGGACTGGTGGTGATCGTGCCCAACAGAGGCGCGCTGGTCAGCCCGTTCACCCCGGCCGACATCCGCGACCTGTTCGACGTGCGCGAGAGCCTGGAGGTGCTCGCCGCGCGACTCGCCGCCGAACAGGCCGACGCCGACGGCCTCGCACGGCTGCGCGAGTGTCTCGCCCGCGCCCGCGACGCCGTACGGCGGGGCGACCGGCGGGACATCGTGACGGCCAACGCCGGATTCCACGCCGAGATCGTGGAGATGTCCGGCAACGCGCTGCTCGGCACCCTGATGCGCCCGCTCGACGCCCAGCTCAGGCGGTTGTTCCACCTCACCTCCGACCGCGACCCCGGCCGGCAGTGCGCCGAACACGAGGAGCTCTACGCGGCGATCGCGGACGGCGACGCGGACCGGGCCGCCGCCTGCGCGCTCCGTCACGTCGCCGACGGCCGCGAGCCGACCCTGGCCCTCGCCGAGCGGTGGACCGCCGACATCGACCCGATCGAGGTGACCCGCACCCGCCGCCGCCGGACCGCCCCGTAA
- a CDS encoding amidohydrolase: MTELLLRDARIWGREGSADLLIRDGRIAEFREPGRGDGGGRVEELGGRLVLPGFVDGHAHLDKTLWGGPWVPHDAAPGLMGKIRNGQERRPELGVPSADYVTALLENMIVCGTTHVRSHVDVDPLVGLGSVEAVRDAVARHGGRISAELVAFPQAGMLISPGTEALLEEALKAGVESIGGLDPAGVDRDPVRHLDAVFALAERYGAGVDIHLHDGGTLGAWQFELIIERTRALGLNGKVTISHGFALGDADPATRDRLIAGLAEAGVALASVAPSRGVLPLRLLREAGVPMTLGNDGVRDLWSPFGTGDMLERALFQAKGTGPRDEDVELALDAATYGGARALGLRDYGLAVGDHADLVVVDARNAAEAVCVRPRRSLVVKSGRIVARDGELAR, from the coding sequence GTGACCGAACTGCTGCTGCGCGACGCCCGGATCTGGGGCCGTGAGGGCTCCGCCGACCTGCTGATCCGGGACGGGCGGATCGCCGAGTTCCGCGAGCCCGGCCGGGGGGACGGCGGCGGCCGGGTCGAGGAACTGGGCGGCAGGCTCGTGCTCCCGGGTTTCGTCGACGGTCACGCGCACCTGGACAAGACGCTCTGGGGCGGACCCTGGGTGCCGCACGACGCGGCTCCCGGTCTGATGGGCAAGATCCGCAACGGCCAGGAGCGGCGGCCGGAGCTCGGCGTCCCCAGCGCCGACTACGTGACCGCGCTGCTGGAGAACATGATCGTCTGCGGCACCACGCACGTCCGCTCCCACGTGGACGTCGACCCGCTGGTCGGTCTGGGCTCGGTCGAGGCGGTCCGCGACGCCGTGGCGCGGCACGGCGGCCGGATCTCCGCGGAGCTCGTCGCCTTCCCGCAGGCCGGAATGCTGATCAGCCCCGGCACCGAGGCCCTGCTGGAGGAGGCGCTGAAGGCCGGGGTCGAGTCGATCGGCGGCCTCGATCCGGCCGGGGTGGACCGGGACCCGGTCCGGCACCTGGACGCCGTCTTCGCCTTGGCCGAGCGGTACGGGGCGGGGGTCGACATCCACCTGCACGACGGCGGCACGCTCGGCGCCTGGCAGTTCGAGCTCATCATCGAGCGGACCAGGGCCCTGGGCCTGAACGGCAAGGTCACCATCAGCCACGGCTTCGCTCTCGGCGACGCCGACCCCGCCACCCGGGACCGGCTGATCGCCGGACTGGCCGAGGCCGGGGTCGCGCTGGCCTCGGTCGCCCCGAGCAGGGGCGTCCTGCCGCTCCGGCTGCTCCGTGAGGCGGGGGTCCCGATGACGCTCGGCAACGACGGGGTCCGCGACCTGTGGAGCCCTTTCGGCACCGGCGACATGCTGGAGCGGGCACTGTTCCAGGCCAAGGGCACCGGCCCGCGTGACGAGGACGTCGAGCTCGCCCTGGACGCCGCGACCTACGGGGGCGCCCGCGCCCTCGGGCTGCGGGACTACGGCCTGGCGGTGGGCGACCACGCCGACCTGGTGGTGGTCGACGCCCGTAACGCGGCCGAGGCCGTGTGCGTGCGCCCGCGCCGGTCCCTGGTCGTCAAGTCCGGCCGGATCGTCGCCCGCGACGGTGAGCTGGCCCGCTGA
- a CDS encoding peptidoglycan recognition protein family protein gives MAIDLVTRSEWGARQPRGSYSRLTSTRGVKVHYTGGQVSPGIVNDHAKCVALVRSIQSQHMDGNGWLDIGYSVVACPHRKVFEGRGPGHLPAANGSGLNSGHYAVLGLVGSSGLTQPTDGILHAILDAVEYLRDKGGAGREIKGHRDGYATDCPGGPLYAWVKKGAPRPGGGPVDPPEPHPSFPGRVLKYPPVMIGEDVRTWQRQMSDRGWDIDVDGMYGEASRDACRAFQREKGLSATGAVDRVTWQATWEEPVT, from the coding sequence GTGGCCATCGATCTGGTAACCCGTAGCGAGTGGGGAGCTCGTCAGCCGCGCGGCTCCTACAGCCGGCTCACCTCCACCAGAGGCGTCAAAGTCCACTACACCGGCGGCCAGGTCAGCCCCGGCATCGTCAACGACCACGCCAAGTGCGTGGCCCTGGTCAGATCCATCCAGAGCCAGCACATGGACGGCAACGGCTGGCTGGACATCGGATATTCAGTGGTCGCGTGTCCGCATCGGAAGGTGTTCGAGGGCCGCGGGCCGGGCCACCTGCCCGCGGCGAACGGCTCCGGGCTCAACAGCGGCCACTACGCGGTGCTCGGCCTGGTCGGCTCGTCCGGTCTCACCCAGCCGACCGACGGGATCCTGCACGCCATCCTCGACGCGGTCGAATACCTCCGCGACAAGGGGGGCGCGGGCCGCGAGATCAAGGGGCACCGGGACGGCTACGCCACCGACTGCCCCGGCGGGCCGCTGTACGCCTGGGTGAAGAAGGGCGCGCCCCGGCCGGGCGGCGGCCCCGTCGACCCGCCCGAGCCGCACCCGTCCTTCCCCGGCCGCGTCCTCAAGTATCCGCCGGTCATGATCGGTGAGGACGTCCGCACCTGGCAGCGGCAGATGAGCGACCGCGGCTGGGACATCGATGTCGACGGCATGTACGGCGAGGCGTCCAGGGACGCCTGCCGTGCCTTCCAGCGGGAGAAGGGCCTGTCCGCCACCGGCGCCGTCGACCGGGTCACCTGGCAGGCCACCTGGGAGGAGCCCGTCACCTGA